The Candidatus Dadabacteria bacterium DNA window TGAGTTGTATAAATGATTTGATAATCTTCAGACAGCGTTTCGATAAATTTCAACAAATCTGCTTGAGCCGATGCGTGTAAATTTAAACCTGGTTCGTCAAGCAAAATAATATAATTGGAGCTTCTATCTTCTTGTATTTTCTTAAACCAAACCAAGAATGAAAAAAACCAGTTGAATCCTCTGCTTCTATTTTTAAGTGGTAGAGAAACTTTTGTTCTGTTGTTTCTGACTCTAATGTCTAAAATATGTTTAACTATGGTGACATTACCTTGATGATCCTTTTCTTCTTTCTTGTCTATATCAAATTGAATATCTAAGTTTTTATTAGCTGACCAAAACTCAAATAATTCTTCCGTTATGATTGTTTGGGTAGCTTCTAACTCCGCTTTGAAGTCTTCAAAATCATCTGCTTGAACCAGTTCACTTATTTTGATCTGAGCTAATTCAAAAAGTGCTTTGGCTGTTTTTGACTGGTCTTCGTCTAATTGAGAATTTTCTAGCTCTTCAATACAAATTCTTGATGGGAGTGCATAGTATTCATCATAGTAGAGATACTTTGGAAGATTAGGGGAAATATGTTGCCTGTAAATATATTCACTCAGACAGCTATTTCTCCATCCCCATTTATTTTCATAATATTTGCGTAAGGATTCTAAAGATGTTTTTATGGTATCGTCTTTGTAGCCTTCTATCAGTTTGTTCAGTTCTTCCTCACTAGAGACCTTATACAATTTATCATTAAGGGTTGTACTGGAAATTCCTAATGCGTTCGTTTTTTGTTTTAGAAACTTTTTATAATCAGATGTAATGCCGCTAACTATATCCTTTCCTAAATAATAAGTTTCCTTTCTAATAATATTTTGCTCGAATACTCCTGTACCAACATCTTCAGAAATTTTTGAAAGTAAGTCGGTGCTGATTTCGAACTCACAAGTTATTGCTTTAGCTCTTTCCCCATCTTTTTCCATTTTCTTTTTTTCTCTGCGGGGATAATCATGAGTCGCATTAAAGATGAACTTCTTATCTTTTTCAAAGTAATTTGTTTTTGCTAATGCTTCCAATATTGCAGTTTTCCCAGACTCATTCATTCCAACAAGTACTGTGATGTCCTTATCGACTTCAAATGATTGATCGTTTTCTATGCATTTATATTTATGGAGTGTTACTCTTTTGAGATTTATCATGATGTCTTTATTTCCGAATTTTTTCTTAATTTTTGCCCAAACAGCACTATAAGACTAACACAAAACATTAATTATTTCGTAACTGCCCCCGAATTATTAGCCCCATAAATGAGTGCTACGAGAGAGTGAAGTCATGTTGGGTTGATTATACTGCGTCCCTCAACGGTGACAAGAATTGACTCGTAGGCCGAAAGATCATTCAGACTCCTGGTATTGATTACCGAACGTACCCCCAGATGTTTTTTTCCATGTCCTGGCTCCGTAAAGACCAAGTACCCACAAACACCAGATTCGTATCCCTACCATGTCCAGCCTTCGGCGTCGAATTCACCCTCAAAAGCATCGGGAACAAGCGGCATGTCGTCGTCTGCGTTTGCCATTTCTTCAAATGCAACGCCCCAGTCATGGCGCACTCTCCGCACAGGCTCAAGCATGATGCCCCCGTTTGCTACACGCATCTCCAGTTCGTCGCCGAGACCACACTGCCTGATAACAGACGAAGGAATACGGATTCCCTTGGAGTTGCCGATAGATATCAATTTAGCTCTCATTGCAGTTCCTCCTTATACAATCGCACATTACTGTCCCAACGTTTAATCAAACAATTCCAGTTGGTTATGGTACACCGAGTCTGGAGACAAATCCAGCCCTTTCGTAAGTAGTTGATTTAACGGGATTTTTTCAAACAGAGTCAGGCTCAAAGTCTGTAGAATTGTGTAGAGACTTGCCTCAAGATCAAGCCTTTTCTTAATGATTGCAATAAGCACATATACCGAAACCGCAATCCATATCTGGGTCTTTACAGCATTTTCCGACTCACCATGGAAACTCTTGATTCGCAGGTGCTGTTTTATCCACTTGAAGAACAGTTCGATGTGCCAGCGACTGCGGTAAAGATCGGCAATGGTCATGGCAGGCAGAGAGAAGTTGTTTGTGATAAAGGTGAGCGTCTTGTTTCGTTCTTTGTCTCTGTACTTTACGCGTCGAAGAGATTCGGGGAAATCTCTGATGCTATTGTAGCCACTGAGTTTGATTGTCTGATCGCAGATAAGCCCTGTTGAGCGGTCAACCGGATGGGAGTAGAGGCGGCGGCACTTGGTGTTTTTCTTGGTTCGTAGAACAAAGAAACACAGAGACTGATGAAGATAGCGCAGACGGACAAAGTCAAGGCAGGCTCTATCCATAACATAGAAGGCGCCGGGTTCCGGGACAAGTTGGTCAAGGATATTGACGTCATGGAGTTTGCCATCGGAGATGTGAATAAAGGCAGGGATATAGCCACGCAGGTCAAGCAGCGTGTGTAGTTTCACGGCTGATTTTGTTTTTCGGAAACGCGCCCACGGAAACAAGGCAAGGCAGAGGTCTATTGTGGAGGAGTCCAGAGCGTAGACGGTGTTTTTGATATCAAGACCGAGGTCATCATCGTGATAGAGGGAGCGAGCTTTACGAATGAGGCCTTGTGCGAAATCAGCATAGATACGCCAGTCACGCACCTTGTTCGCGTTAGCGAGAGTGTTGCGTGATACGGGGTTCTTGATTCCCATGTGATAGAGTTTTGATTTGTGGGCACGAAGCGTGATTTCAATGTCTCGGAGGCTTTCTCTGTGGGTGAGTTGTGCGAAAGCCATACAGCGATATTGCTCTGCACAATAAAACGATATGACTTTATGGTCACCGTTATAACGTTGTACGCATCTTCGGAATGTGGTCCACGGAATGTAGTCCATTATTTGAGAGAAGATTTGTTTGCCGGTATACATGATATTTGCCTCCTTGCATGCAGGTGAGTACAAATATCATCTGGAGTTGGTTTTGGCACTTCAAGTCGGCACCGCCTATTATTGCCGACTTAATGCTTGGAATCAGTTAGTTACGAAACATTTGGCTCAAAACGTTGGGACAGCAGTGACAATCGCATTGTAATTACTTGACAGCGCATATTCCGTCTGAAAGTAAACGGTGGTTTCGATTGAAAACAGAGAACTCATATGTTCATTTTAAATCGGAATTGGTGTTCATTTATTTCAGAATCCACATCCATCAATGGCCATTTTACCCAGACACCCGAATCGGATTCTGTCGGCTTGTCAGAGAGCAAGGAATATCCTTCAAGAATTCTGTAAATAAAATCCTCCGTGTCTGAAAAGTAATTTTTAAAAGCCTCTCTTATATCTTCTCCCTTGTCGCCCCTTACAAACACGATGTTTTTCCCCGGGTTTTCCCGTTCCAGTTCAGCAAGCTTCCGCAAAGCTTTGGGAGCGCTTGGGAAATCCCACTTGGACAATCTGCGTTCTTCATCATCAAACATGAGAATGATATTTTTTGCTTCTGATACATCCTCCCGTATCACATCAAGAAGTCTCAGCTTCTCTACAAACCCGATTTCTGAATTCAGCCTGTCAAACCCCTCGACGATTTCATTATCGCCGAGATTTCCCAGACATGACTTCCTGCCTTCAAAAACCCTCGCCAGTATTTCGCTTGCGAAACGGAAAATCTCAAGCCACCGTTTGTCTCCCTGTCCGAATTTCAAATTGTTATCCGTAACGAATCCCATAACCTCAACTGCGGTTGCCCAAGAATGTTGAACGAGCGTCCGGTACTGAATTTCAACCAGCAACCCCGTGTACCGCGAATTGCTGTTGTAAGAATAGACATCATGCACACCTCTGTATCCGTCATTTTTCGGGGATTTTATGTAGTCATACTTATCCGGGTCGTTTTTCAAATCATGACTGAGTTTTGAATTGTGGAGATTCTCGCGGAACTCATACAAGACCTCTGCATTCTCGAAAATTACCCTGCATCCCGCTATGTCGTTCATCTGGGAAAGCTTCATCTTTGGGTGCCTCCTCAACTTGTCAATAATAGTATCTTTTCGCTTGTGTCTCTGGACAACCATAATCTCCCCTTCTGAGTGCCTAGCACGGTTTCTAAGAAGTGTCTGAAACGTATTCAGAACCTGCCTGTGCGAAGCCCGCCAATTTTCCAGAACTTCTGTATCCTCTTCGTTGTCCCTGCGATTTCTGAAGTTGGTTCCCGCCTTGTCCACTCTTTTTTTCGAGCATGTGGAAAAGCGGTGGTTTCGAGTTGATTTCATTTCAGCATGCATTGCAGTAAAACATAGACGCAACCTTTTAAGTTTCTGCCCGTCGGTTAAGACCCCAAGGGGCAGGGAAACTCAGAGACTTCTTGAATAATAAACAGTGTTTTCTAATAACCCGGCAAGCGCAACATGATATAAAAAGATACCGGAAGTGACTTTCATAATATTTGCTTCTACCTTCATAGATGGAAAAGATGATTTTATAACCGCTGGTCTCATTTCTTCGCCTTCTCAGAAAGCTCGACCAGCTTCGAAAGCGCCTCCATGGGGGTCATGTTCATGGGATCAAGGGCCACGAGGTCCTCCGCGAGAAGCTCTTCCTTCCGATAGGCGGCCTCGGATTCCCGATCCGTTTCCGCGTCGAATAAAAGAAGCTGCCCGCCAAGCATCGACTCAGAAAGCCCGGCCTTGAACTTCTCAAGGGAAAAAAGAACCTTCCTCGCGGAGTTAAGAACCTTCGCGGGAACACCGGCAAGCCGGGCCACCTGTATGCCGTAGCTGTGGCTCGTAGCTCCAGGGACGAGCTTTCTGAGAAACAGTATCTCCCCTTCCTCCTCCTTTACCGCCACGTTTGAGTTGGTGACCCCGGGCTTTACGTCCGCGAGGTTCGACAGCTCGTGGTAGTGGGTGGCGAAAAGGGTAATTGGGCCCTGGTCGTAGAGATACTCCGAAACCGCCCACGCTATGCTCATCCCGTCAAAGGTGCTCGTCCCCCGCCCGATCTCATCGAGTATGACGAGGCTCCTCGGGGTGGCGTTTCGCAGTATGTGCGCGGTCTCGACCATCTCGACCATGAAGGTCGACCGGCCCGCGGTGAGATTATCCGACGCCCCCACCCTTGAGAAAACACGGTCGACTATCCCGAGCCTTGCCGCCCGGGCCGGAACGAAGCTTCCCATCTGGGCCATCAGCGATATGAGCGCCACCTGCCTTATGAGGGTCGATTTGCCTGACATGTTGGGCCCCGTGATGATCATGAAGCGCTTGTCCTCCGAATCAAGGGTGACGTCGTTCGGGACAAACCCTCTCTCGAGTCCTATCCTCTCGACCACTGGATGGCGGGAGTCTCTGAGTTCGATTTTGGGGTGCGGCACAAATTCGGGCCTGCAGTAACCGTAGCGCGACGCGATCTCTCCCATGGAGCAGAAAACATCCGTCTCCGCGACCACGGCCGCCGTTGCCTTTACGCGCGGGGACTCCGCGGCCGCACGCCTTCGCACCTCCTCGAAAAGCGAGGCCTCAAGCTCGGTTATGCGCTCCGCCGCGGTGAGTATCTGCTCT harbors:
- a CDS encoding RelA/SpoT domain-containing protein, producing MKSTRNHRFSTCSKKRVDKAGTNFRNRRDNEEDTEVLENWRASHRQVLNTFQTLLRNRARHSEGEIMVVQRHKRKDTIIDKLRRHPKMKLSQMNDIAGCRVIFENAEVLYEFRENLHNSKLSHDLKNDPDKYDYIKSPKNDGYRGVHDVYSYNSNSRYTGLLVEIQYRTLVQHSWATAVEVMGFVTDNNLKFGQGDKRWLEIFRFASEILARVFEGRKSCLGNLGDNEIVEGFDRLNSEIGFVEKLRLLDVIREDVSEAKNIILMFDDEERRLSKWDFPSAPKALRKLAELERENPGKNIVFVRGDKGEDIREAFKNYFSDTEDFIYRILEGYSLLSDKPTESDSGVWVKWPLMDVDSEINEHQFRFKMNI
- the mutS gene encoding DNA mismatch repair protein MutS, producing the protein RLRKIQSDGRKWISELEGRERERTGIANLKIGYNRVFGYYIEVTKSKLSSVPEDYSRRQTLSGSERFISPELKKYEEQILTAAERITELEASLFEEVRRRAAAESPRVKATAAVVAETDVFCSMGEIASRYGYCRPEFVPHPKIELRDSRHPVVERIGLERGFVPNDVTLDSEDKRFMIITGPNMSGKSTLIRQVALISLMAQMGSFVPARAARLGIVDRVFSRVGASDNLTAGRSTFMVEMVETAHILRNATPRSLVILDEIGRGTSTFDGMSIAWAVSEYLYDQGPITLFATHYHELSNLADVKPGVTNSNVAVKEEEGEILFLRKLVPGATSHSYGIQVARLAGVPAKVLNSARKVLFSLEKFKAGLSESMLGGQLLLFDAETDRESEAAYRKEELLAEDLVALDPMNMTPMEALSKLVELSEKAKK
- a CDS encoding AAA family ATPase, with amino-acid sequence MINLKRVTLHKYKCIENDQSFEVDKDITVLVGMNESGKTAILEALAKTNYFEKDKKFIFNATHDYPRREKKKMEKDGERAKAITCEFEISTDLLSKISEDVGTGVFEQNIIRKETYYLGKDIVSGITSDYKKFLKQKTNALGISSTTLNDKLYKVSSEEELNKLIEGYKDDTIKTSLESLRKYYENKWGWRNSCLSEYIYRQHISPNLPKYLYYDEYYALPSRICIEELENSQLDEDQSKTAKALFELAQIKISELVQADDFEDFKAELEATQTIITEELFEFWSANKNLDIQFDIDKKEEKDHQGNVTIVKHILDIRVRNNRTKVSLPLKNRSRGFNWFFSFLVWFKKIQEDRSSNYIILLDEPGLNLHASAQADLLKFIETLSEDYQIIYTTHSPFMVDSQRLERVRTVLETENGSVISTSIQEKDPNTLFPLQAALGYDIAQNLYISRNNLLVEGVSDLIYLEIMSGILQQNDRTGLSKEITVIPVGGMEKVATFVSLLRGNKLDIACLLDSNIDRSSKSHIENLAREKLIQEKRVIFFDKFVQAKEADIEDLFEKEEYLKIFNSAFHEHEDISAGDLNSGIPRIVLQINKFLNLPRYNHYRPANFLARSGAESKDFSDNTLNRFEDMFKLINSLF
- a CDS encoding AbrB/MazE/SpoVT family DNA-binding domain-containing protein — encoded protein: MRAKLISIGNSKGIRIPSSVIRQCGLGDELEMRVANGGIMLEPVRRVRHDWGVAFEEMANADDDMPLVPDAFEGEFDAEGWTW
- a CDS encoding IS4 family transposase, with the translated sequence MYTGKQIFSQIMDYIPWTTFRRCVQRYNGDHKVISFYCAEQYRCMAFAQLTHRESLRDIEITLRAHKSKLYHMGIKNPVSRNTLANANKVRDWRIYADFAQGLIRKARSLYHDDDLGLDIKNTVYALDSSTIDLCLALFPWARFRKTKSAVKLHTLLDLRGYIPAFIHISDGKLHDVNILDQLVPEPGAFYVMDRACLDFVRLRYLHQSLCFFVLRTKKNTKCRRLYSHPVDRSTGLICDQTIKLSGYNSIRDFPESLRRVKYRDKERNKTLTFITNNFSLPAMTIADLYRSRWHIELFFKWIKQHLRIKSFHGESENAVKTQIWIAVSVYVLIAIIKKRLDLEASLYTILQTLSLTLFEKIPLNQLLTKGLDLSPDSVYHNQLELFD